A genomic region of Cyprinus carpio isolate SPL01 chromosome B13, ASM1834038v1, whole genome shotgun sequence contains the following coding sequences:
- the LOC109096665 gene encoding bone morphogenetic protein receptor type-1A-like, protein MTQLLYVTVFLAKVCLLLRLCAGAGQNPDHVLQGTGVKPGSDSRRPRGDSTVAPEDAARFLSCYCSGHCPDDAKNNTCETNGQCFAIIEEDENGDVILSSGCMKYEGSHFQCKDSQFAQTRRTIECCQFDFCNRDLKPELPPRDTEPPDPHWLAFFISVTVCFCTLICVTVICYYRYKWQTERQRYHRDLEQDEAFIPTGESLKDLINQSQTSGSGSGLPLLVQRTIAKQIQTVRLIGKGRYGEVWLGRWRGEKVAVKVFFTREEASWFRETEIYQTVLMRHENILGFIAADINGTGASTQLYLITDYHENGSLYDYLKFTTLDTQALLKLAYSAACGLCHLHTEIYGTQGKPAIAHRDLKSKNILIKKNGTCCIADLGLAVKFNSDTNEVDIPLSTRMGTRRYMAPEVLDETLNKNHFQAYIMADIYSYGLVIWEMARRCVTGGIVEDYQLPYYEMVPSDPSYADMLEVVCVKGLRPTVSNRWNSDECLRAMLKLMSECWAHNPASRLTILRVKKTLAKMVESQDIKI, encoded by the exons ATGACACAGCTTTTGTATGTCACTGTGTTTTTGGCCAAAGTCTGCCTGCTTCTGAGGCTCTGTGCTGGAG CGGGTCAGAATCCTGACCATGTGCTACAGGGCACTGGAGTGAAGCCTGGCTCAGACTCCAGAAGGCCCAGGGGTGACTCTACTGTGGCACCAGAGGATGCTGCCCGCTTCCTCAGCTGCTACTGCTCAGGACACTGCCCTGATGATGCCAAGAACAACACCTGCGA GACAAATGGGCAGTGCTTCGCCATCATTGAGGAAGATGAAAATGGAGATGTGATCTTAAGCTCAGGCTGTATGAAATATGAGGGCTCTCACTTTCAGTGCAAG GATTCACAGTTTGCACAGACACGTCGAACCATCGAATGCTGCCAGTTTGACTTTTGTAATCGAGACCTAAAGCCAGAGTTACCACCTCGAGACACTG AACCACCAGACCCTCACTGGCTGGCCTTCTTTATTTCAGTGACTGTGTGCTTCTGCACCCTCATCTGTGTCACTGTCATCTGTTATTACAG GTATAAGTGGCAGACAGAGAGGCAACGCTACCACAGAGACCTAGAGCAGGACGAGGCCTTTATCCCAACAGGAGAATCTCTGAAAGATCTCATCAACCAGTCTCAAACCTCAGGCAGTGGCTCCGGGCTCCCCCTGCTG GTGCAGCGCACCATTGCGAAGCAGATCCAGACAGTGCGTCTCATTGGAAAAGGCAGATATGGAGAGGTGTGGCTCGGCCGGTGGAGGGGGGAGAAGGTAGCAGTGAAAGTGTTCTTCACTCGAGAGGAGGCCAGCTGGTTCAGGGAGACAGAGATCTACCAAACCGTACTCATGAGACACGAGAACATACTAG GCTTCATTGCTGCTGACATTAATGGCACTGGAGCATCTACGCAGCTGTACCTGATCACAGACTACCATGAGAACGGCTCTCTGTATGACTATTTGAAGTTCACCACCCTGGACACGCAGGCCCTGCTTAAACTGGCCTACTCTGCAGCCTGTGGCTTGTGCCACCTGCACACGGAGATCTACGGCACGCAGGGAAAACCAGCCATCGCTCACAGAGACCTGAAGAGCAAGAACATCCTCATAAAGAAAAACGGCACCTGTTGCATCGCTGACCTCGGGCTTGCTGTCAAATTTAACAG TGACACAAATGAAGTGGACATCCCACTGAGCACACGTATGGGGACCCGACGCTATATGGCTCCAGAGGTCCTGGATGAGACTCTAAATAAGAACCACTTCCAGGCCTACATCATGGCGGACATCTACAGTTATGGGCTGGTTATATGGGAAATGGCCAGACGCTGTGTCACTGGAG gtATCGTTGAGGACTATCAGCTGCCATATTATGAGATGGTGCCATCAGATCCGTCTTATGCGGATATGCTTGAGGTTGTGTGCGTCAAAGGACTGCGGCCCACTGTGTCCAACAGATGGAACAGTGATGAG TGTTTGAGGGCCATGTTAAAGCTGATGTCAGAATGCTGGGCCCACAATCCCGCATCGCGCCTGACCATCCTTCGAGTCAAGAAGACTTTAGCAAAAATGGTGGAATCTCAAGACATTAAAATCTGA
- the mmrn2a gene encoding multimerin-2 isoform X2, with product MVVLRLAVLLQGLLLAAQCEVRARDPELKEEDELKDMSNGGGWDRRVPLVGFGAPHHGQGLNRQSPDVYGSVHHPLGHGHHDPTPGHLSPDMPEGTGDPSDPTAGGSLPRTGNWCAFVHKRAVTVAVSCGTEKYTIKSQSPCPNGTPDCQLVMYKLSTRPVYRQKEKIYTALLWRCCPGHAGKNCEETVTDGHVSESEDPSMAGTAHPGGHEATDRHPYAINEGVPQPETPYLHHGLLPILKEAVMSQLQPMLDSFNLTLERFSQEVQGLQRDMAQLRHEQGQGRVTEPLEVGGEEHTPQEAVEAELRESFQKLEEVKAQFRNHSDEVEARLHLQQTMLHYNLTNFKTDIDVKLKHNQKMLQVNLHSLNTSMSEMRQEQERLDEELQKIWPEKKTNPAQSQSYESTAVWEAITRLDNKVINNTVRLSGLIEGHEQVTANIKDLQNGWNDLDKKIVQTGLNSQVQFMETVLEVEAAKVAVLDRINELNSNISVLQSTLQEMETDVDYLYTVYYKNISSASGDCDCIALGASVTQLEDTVANVKEIVNENKLAREREAQEMLDSLSRLPTVEDLKLGLLNVQKSLAFEQEKSRMLQNNVIQLQASLLGSQQDIEILQEHDRAKVEKIQQLQSIFNTLLQDAIRHSEVLESLLGEEVLEFMAWSPEEKRRFSIPELRESIRDMQEQINGHSRSLASMLNSASPQVTAADEPSVLSDWASVGIKRRRGDERFDLSEELPEYSDNDFWTLEKMVKELGADIKQLEEHRCPSCCNCTKTAATGGVEVKLQSEVDTLRKDLETHLGVFNSIFSNTEGLIGSEISVDLNKLSALMKRKEAKQQNRKQRKRADNRAVQTGERVNYRIKRDASLESAVLRQLPDSPIMFLASTTEGANRSGTVLFESVTLNHGQLYSPKTGIFRAPTSGAYLFVVTLDFGPGTSLAQLKRGGEVAASLRQNPRKLGAPATRVCILQMDQGEELRLELVQGTIERNNPQDNTFAGLLMLQTT from the exons ATGGTGGTGCTGAGGTTGGCCGTGCTACTCCAGGGGCTGCTTCTCGCAGCACAATGTGAGGTCAGAGCCAGAGACCCGGAGCTAAAAGAGGAGGATGAGCTGAAAGACATGTCAAACGGTGGTGGATGGGACCGCAGGGTTCCACTGGTTGGGTTTGGAGCACCTCATCATGGTCAAGGACTAAACAGGCAGAGCCCTGATGTTTATGGGTCTGTCCACCATCCACTTGGTCATGGACACCATGATCCCACTCCTGGACATCTTTCTCCAGACATGCCTGAGGGAACAGGGGACCCATCAGATCCAACAGCTGGGGGCTCTTTACCCCGCACTGG GAATTGGTGTGCGTTTGTTCACAAGCGTGCTGTTACTGTGGCAGTATCCTGTGGAACTGAGAAGTACACCATCAAGTCCCAGAGTCCCTGTCCTAACGGCACCCCAGACTGCCAGCTAGTCAT GTACAAGCTGTCCACTCGGCCAGTGTACAGACAGAAGGAGAAAATCTACACTGCACTTCTGTGGCGATGCTGCCCTGGGCATGCTGGGAAAAACTGTGAGGAGACAG TCACAGACGGCCACGTCTCGGAATCTGAAGACCCCAGCATGGCAGGCACAGCACATCCAGGGGGACATGAAGCAACAGACAGAC ATCCTTATGCTATAAATGAAGGTGTTCCTCAACCTGAAACTCCTTACCTTCACCACGGGCTCCTACCAATCTTGAAAGAAGCTGTGATGTCTCAGCTGCAACCCATGTTGGACAGTTTCAATCTAACCCTGGAACGATTTTCTCAAGAGGTGCAGGGATTGCAGCGGGACATGGCCCAACTCCGACATGAACAGGGGCAGGGGAGGGTCACTGAGCCTCTGGAGGTTGGTGGTGAGGAGCACACTCCACAGGAGGCTGTTGAGGCAGAGTTGAGGGAGAGTTTCCAGAAGCTGGAGGAAGTGAAAGCTCAGTTTCGCAACCACAGCGATGAGGTAGAAGCGAGGCTCCACTTGCAGCAAACCATGCTGCACTACAACCTGACGAATTTCAAGACAGACATAGATGTCAAACTCAAACATAACCAAAAGATGTTACAG GTGAATCTCCACTCCCTGAACACGTCAATGTCTGAAATGCGGCAGGAGCAGGAAAGGCTGGACGAGGAACTTCAGAAGATTTGGCCTGAAAAGAAGACCAATCCTGCACAGAGTCAGTCTTATGAGAGCACAGCTGTTTGGGAGGCCATCACGCGTCTGGACAACAAAGTCATCAACAACACAGTGAGACTTAGTGGCTTGATTGAAGGCCATGAACAAGTGACGGCAAACATTAAGGACCTCCAGAATGGTTGGAACGATCTGGACAAGAAAATAGTCCAGACTGGCCTCAATAGCCAGGTTCAGTTTATGGAGACCGTTTTAGAAGTGGAGGCAGCCAAGGTAGCAGTTCTTGACCGCATTAATGAGCTGAACAGCAACATCAGTGTTCTCCAAAGCACCCTGCAGGAGATGGAGACTGATGTCGACTATCTCTATACAGTGTATTACAAGAATATAAGTTCGGCAAGTGGGGATTGTGACTGTATCGCACTTGGAGCATCAGTGACCCAGTTGGAAGACACTGTAGCTAATGTGAAAGAGATAGTGAATGAAAATAAGCTGGCCCGTGAGCGTGAGGCTCAGGAGATGTTAGACAGTCTGTCTCGGCTTCCAACTGTGGAAGATCTGAAACTAGGGCTACTAAATGTGCAAAAGTCTCTTGCTTTTGAACAGGAAAAGAGCAGAATGTTACAGAACAATGTGATACAACTCCAGGCCTCTCTTCTGGGCAGCCAGCAAGACATCGAAATACTCCAAGAGCACGATAGGGCCAAGGTCGAGAAGATCCAGCAACTACAAAGCATTTTCAACACTTTGCTTCAGGATGCCATTCGTCATTCGGAGGTACTGGAGAGTTTGCTTGGGGAAGAAGTGTTAGAGTTCATGGCATGGTCTCCTGAGGAAAAAAGACGTTTCTCTATACCAGAATTGAGGGAAAGCATCAGAGATATGCAAGAGCAGATCAATGGACACAGTCGCAGCTTGGCCTCAATGCTGAACTCTGCTTCCCCTCAGGTGACGGCAGCAGATGAGCCCTCAGTGCTTTCAGACTGGGCCTCGGTGGGCATCAAAAGGAGACGTGGGGATGAAAGGTTTGACTTATCCGAGGAGCTTCCAGAGTACTCTGATAATGACTTCTGGACTTTGGAGAAAATGGTGAAAGAACTTGGAGCTGACATTAAACAGCTTGAGGAACATAGGTGTCCTTCTTGCTGCAACTGCACTAAAACTGCTGCCACTGGTGGTGTGGAGGTGAAACTGCAGTCCGAGGTGGATACTTTGCGTAAGGACCTTGAGACCCATCTTGGAgtttttaacagcattttcagTAATACAGAGGGACTTATTGGGTCTGAGATATCTGTAGATTTGAATAAACTGTCagctttgatgaagagaaaggaAGCAAAACAGCAAAACAGGAAACAAAGAAAGAGAGCAGATAACAGAGCAGTTCAGACGGGAGAACGAGTGAATTACCGCATCAAAAGGGATGCATCACTGGAGTCCGCAG TGCTTCGTCAGCTCCCAGATAGTCCAATTATGTTCCTGGCCAGCACTACAGAAGGTGCTAACAGATCTGGTACAGTACTTTTTGAAAGCGTGACCCTAAATCATGGACAGTTATACTCGCCAAAAACAGGCATATTTCGTGCTCCTACTTCTGGTGCTTACCTCTTTGTGGTAACACTGGACTTTGGACCAGGCACATCTCTGGCTCAATTAAAGAGAGGTGGAGAGGTAGCTGCCTCCTTACGGCAGAACCCGAGGAAGTTGGGTGCACCTGCAACACGTGTCTGCATCCTCCAGATGGATCAAGGAGAGGAACTCCGTCTAGAGCTGGTGCAGGGAACTATAGAGCGCAACAACCCACAAGATAACACGTTTGCGGGTCTACTAATGCTGCAGACCACCTGA
- the mmrn2a gene encoding multimerin-2 isoform X1: MVVLRLAVLLQGLLLAAQCEVRARDPELKEEDELKDMSNGGGWDRRVPLVGFGAPHHGQGLNRQSPDVYGSVHHPLGHGHHDPTPGHLSPDMPEGTGDPSDPTAGGSLPRTGNWCAFVHKRAVTVAVSCGTEKYTIKSQSPCPNGTPDCQLVMYKLSTRPVYRQKEKIYTALLWRCCPGHAGKNCEETVTDGHVSESEDPSMAGTAHPGGHEATDRRHNKLTQENREQNDYQMFGSPLYEAQQPDVENQTAAEPTDDYEHSRHAGHDHFERRGYPYAINEGVPQPETPYLHHGLLPILKEAVMSQLQPMLDSFNLTLERFSQEVQGLQRDMAQLRHEQGQGRVTEPLEVGGEEHTPQEAVEAELRESFQKLEEVKAQFRNHSDEVEARLHLQQTMLHYNLTNFKTDIDVKLKHNQKMLQVNLHSLNTSMSEMRQEQERLDEELQKIWPEKKTNPAQSQSYESTAVWEAITRLDNKVINNTVRLSGLIEGHEQVTANIKDLQNGWNDLDKKIVQTGLNSQVQFMETVLEVEAAKVAVLDRINELNSNISVLQSTLQEMETDVDYLYTVYYKNISSASGDCDCIALGASVTQLEDTVANVKEIVNENKLAREREAQEMLDSLSRLPTVEDLKLGLLNVQKSLAFEQEKSRMLQNNVIQLQASLLGSQQDIEILQEHDRAKVEKIQQLQSIFNTLLQDAIRHSEVLESLLGEEVLEFMAWSPEEKRRFSIPELRESIRDMQEQINGHSRSLASMLNSASPQVTAADEPSVLSDWASVGIKRRRGDERFDLSEELPEYSDNDFWTLEKMVKELGADIKQLEEHRCPSCCNCTKTAATGGVEVKLQSEVDTLRKDLETHLGVFNSIFSNTEGLIGSEISVDLNKLSALMKRKEAKQQNRKQRKRADNRAVQTGERVNYRIKRDASLESAVLRQLPDSPIMFLASTTEGANRSGTVLFESVTLNHGQLYSPKTGIFRAPTSGAYLFVVTLDFGPGTSLAQLKRGGEVAASLRQNPRKLGAPATRVCILQMDQGEELRLELVQGTIERNNPQDNTFAGLLMLQTT, encoded by the exons ATGGTGGTGCTGAGGTTGGCCGTGCTACTCCAGGGGCTGCTTCTCGCAGCACAATGTGAGGTCAGAGCCAGAGACCCGGAGCTAAAAGAGGAGGATGAGCTGAAAGACATGTCAAACGGTGGTGGATGGGACCGCAGGGTTCCACTGGTTGGGTTTGGAGCACCTCATCATGGTCAAGGACTAAACAGGCAGAGCCCTGATGTTTATGGGTCTGTCCACCATCCACTTGGTCATGGACACCATGATCCCACTCCTGGACATCTTTCTCCAGACATGCCTGAGGGAACAGGGGACCCATCAGATCCAACAGCTGGGGGCTCTTTACCCCGCACTGG GAATTGGTGTGCGTTTGTTCACAAGCGTGCTGTTACTGTGGCAGTATCCTGTGGAACTGAGAAGTACACCATCAAGTCCCAGAGTCCCTGTCCTAACGGCACCCCAGACTGCCAGCTAGTCAT GTACAAGCTGTCCACTCGGCCAGTGTACAGACAGAAGGAGAAAATCTACACTGCACTTCTGTGGCGATGCTGCCCTGGGCATGCTGGGAAAAACTGTGAGGAGACAG TCACAGACGGCCACGTCTCGGAATCTGAAGACCCCAGCATGGCAGGCACAGCACATCCAGGGGGACATGAAGCAACAGACAGAC GACATAACAAACTAACTCAGGAGAACAGAGAGCAGAATGATTACCAAATGTTTGGCAGTCCACTGTATGAAGCTCAACAACCTGATGTAGAGAATCAAACTGCAGCAGAGCCCACTGATGATTATGAACACAGCCGTCATGCTGGCCATGACCACTTTGAGAGGAGAGGAT ATCCTTATGCTATAAATGAAGGTGTTCCTCAACCTGAAACTCCTTACCTTCACCACGGGCTCCTACCAATCTTGAAAGAAGCTGTGATGTCTCAGCTGCAACCCATGTTGGACAGTTTCAATCTAACCCTGGAACGATTTTCTCAAGAGGTGCAGGGATTGCAGCGGGACATGGCCCAACTCCGACATGAACAGGGGCAGGGGAGGGTCACTGAGCCTCTGGAGGTTGGTGGTGAGGAGCACACTCCACAGGAGGCTGTTGAGGCAGAGTTGAGGGAGAGTTTCCAGAAGCTGGAGGAAGTGAAAGCTCAGTTTCGCAACCACAGCGATGAGGTAGAAGCGAGGCTCCACTTGCAGCAAACCATGCTGCACTACAACCTGACGAATTTCAAGACAGACATAGATGTCAAACTCAAACATAACCAAAAGATGTTACAG GTGAATCTCCACTCCCTGAACACGTCAATGTCTGAAATGCGGCAGGAGCAGGAAAGGCTGGACGAGGAACTTCAGAAGATTTGGCCTGAAAAGAAGACCAATCCTGCACAGAGTCAGTCTTATGAGAGCACAGCTGTTTGGGAGGCCATCACGCGTCTGGACAACAAAGTCATCAACAACACAGTGAGACTTAGTGGCTTGATTGAAGGCCATGAACAAGTGACGGCAAACATTAAGGACCTCCAGAATGGTTGGAACGATCTGGACAAGAAAATAGTCCAGACTGGCCTCAATAGCCAGGTTCAGTTTATGGAGACCGTTTTAGAAGTGGAGGCAGCCAAGGTAGCAGTTCTTGACCGCATTAATGAGCTGAACAGCAACATCAGTGTTCTCCAAAGCACCCTGCAGGAGATGGAGACTGATGTCGACTATCTCTATACAGTGTATTACAAGAATATAAGTTCGGCAAGTGGGGATTGTGACTGTATCGCACTTGGAGCATCAGTGACCCAGTTGGAAGACACTGTAGCTAATGTGAAAGAGATAGTGAATGAAAATAAGCTGGCCCGTGAGCGTGAGGCTCAGGAGATGTTAGACAGTCTGTCTCGGCTTCCAACTGTGGAAGATCTGAAACTAGGGCTACTAAATGTGCAAAAGTCTCTTGCTTTTGAACAGGAAAAGAGCAGAATGTTACAGAACAATGTGATACAACTCCAGGCCTCTCTTCTGGGCAGCCAGCAAGACATCGAAATACTCCAAGAGCACGATAGGGCCAAGGTCGAGAAGATCCAGCAACTACAAAGCATTTTCAACACTTTGCTTCAGGATGCCATTCGTCATTCGGAGGTACTGGAGAGTTTGCTTGGGGAAGAAGTGTTAGAGTTCATGGCATGGTCTCCTGAGGAAAAAAGACGTTTCTCTATACCAGAATTGAGGGAAAGCATCAGAGATATGCAAGAGCAGATCAATGGACACAGTCGCAGCTTGGCCTCAATGCTGAACTCTGCTTCCCCTCAGGTGACGGCAGCAGATGAGCCCTCAGTGCTTTCAGACTGGGCCTCGGTGGGCATCAAAAGGAGACGTGGGGATGAAAGGTTTGACTTATCCGAGGAGCTTCCAGAGTACTCTGATAATGACTTCTGGACTTTGGAGAAAATGGTGAAAGAACTTGGAGCTGACATTAAACAGCTTGAGGAACATAGGTGTCCTTCTTGCTGCAACTGCACTAAAACTGCTGCCACTGGTGGTGTGGAGGTGAAACTGCAGTCCGAGGTGGATACTTTGCGTAAGGACCTTGAGACCCATCTTGGAgtttttaacagcattttcagTAATACAGAGGGACTTATTGGGTCTGAGATATCTGTAGATTTGAATAAACTGTCagctttgatgaagagaaaggaAGCAAAACAGCAAAACAGGAAACAAAGAAAGAGAGCAGATAACAGAGCAGTTCAGACGGGAGAACGAGTGAATTACCGCATCAAAAGGGATGCATCACTGGAGTCCGCAG TGCTTCGTCAGCTCCCAGATAGTCCAATTATGTTCCTGGCCAGCACTACAGAAGGTGCTAACAGATCTGGTACAGTACTTTTTGAAAGCGTGACCCTAAATCATGGACAGTTATACTCGCCAAAAACAGGCATATTTCGTGCTCCTACTTCTGGTGCTTACCTCTTTGTGGTAACACTGGACTTTGGACCAGGCACATCTCTGGCTCAATTAAAGAGAGGTGGAGAGGTAGCTGCCTCCTTACGGCAGAACCCGAGGAAGTTGGGTGCACCTGCAACACGTGTCTGCATCCTCCAGATGGATCAAGGAGAGGAACTCCGTCTAGAGCTGGTGCAGGGAACTATAGAGCGCAACAACCCACAAGATAACACGTTTGCGGGTCTACTAATGCTGCAGACCACCTGA